ACCAAACATCATTACTGCTGCAATTAGCAGCTTTAATAAAATCTGGCGATTCAGTGATTGAGTTGAAACCATCGTCATCAAGGGGATTAACCCAACATACTCCGCTTAATCACAATACCAATAAAAAAAGTTACTACAACACTCAAAAGAATGAAGCCCATCCTGCGATTATTCGCAGCAAGGGCTTGCTTCTCTGAAGAATTAAATTCCGGCTTCACGCATTTGCTCTGCATTAGGCGGAGTTTCAAAAGTGTGGTGTGGTGCTGGTGATGGAATTGTCCACTCCAAACCTTTAGCGCCATCCCATGGCTTCATTGGTGCTTTCTCACCCTTGCCGCTATAGGCTGGCAGTACAACGAAAAGTAAGAAGTAAACCTGTGACAAACCAAAGCCTAAGGCACCAATTGAAGCAACCGCATTGAAGTCTGCAAACTGTGTTGGATAGTCAGCATAGCGACGTGGCATACCTGCCAAGCCCAAGAAGTGCATTGGGAAGAAAGTAATGTTAAAGAAAATCATGGAAGTCCAGAAGTGGATCTTGCCGCGAGTTTCGCTAGCCATGTAGCCAGTCCACTTAGGGCACCAGTAGTAGAAGCCAGCAAACATTGCGAACAATGAACCTGCTACCAATACATAGTGGAAGTGAGCAACAACGTA
The window above is part of the Polynucleobacter sp. AP-Kolm-20A-A1 genome. Proteins encoded here:
- a CDS encoding cytochrome oxidase small assembly protein, with protein sequence MALKVWSGQFHHQHHTTLLKLRLMQSKCVKPEFNSSEKQALAANNRRMGFILLSVVVTFFIGIVIKRSMLG